The Rhodospirillaceae bacterium genome has a window encoding:
- a CDS encoding alpha/beta hydrolase: protein MADLEPVVGRYLNLESGGRRYRIYYEEAGAGRPLICLHTAGADSRQFRHVLNDADVTGRFRVLAFDLPFHGRSNPPDRWWLERYRLTTEVYLGLIRDFWRALGLDRPVVMGCSMGGAIVLRVAADHQDEITGIVGLESTAFAEGRDNDFLHHPAIHGGELAACYTYGLNGPDSPEEGCRENWWYYSQSGPGIYKGDVWFYCEDWDAREDIGRIDTNRCKVSLLTGEYDYSATPAMTREVADAIPGCRFTVMEGIGHFPMVENYDLFRGYLLEELARMA, encoded by the coding sequence ATGGCCGATCTTGAGCCGGTGGTCGGCCGTTATCTCAACCTCGAAAGCGGCGGGCGCCGCTACCGGATCTACTACGAGGAGGCGGGAGCGGGACGGCCGCTGATCTGCCTGCACACGGCGGGCGCCGACAGCCGGCAGTTCCGCCACGTCCTCAACGATGCGGACGTCACCGGCCGGTTTCGCGTGCTCGCCTTCGACCTGCCCTTCCACGGGCGCTCGAACCCGCCCGACAGATGGTGGCTGGAGAGATACCGCCTGACCACGGAGGTCTATCTCGGCCTGATCCGCGATTTCTGGCGCGCGCTGGGGCTCGACCGCCCGGTGGTGATGGGCTGTTCGATGGGCGGCGCGATCGTCCTCAGGGTCGCCGCCGACCACCAGGACGAGATCACCGGCATCGTCGGCCTCGAAAGCACCGCCTTCGCCGAGGGGCGCGACAACGACTTCCTGCACCACCCGGCGATCCACGGCGGCGAGCTCGCGGCCTGCTACACCTACGGGCTCAACGGCCCCGACTCGCCCGAAGAAGGCTGCCGCGAGAACTGGTGGTACTACAGCCAGTCCGGCCCCGGCATCTACAAGGGCGACGTCTGGTTTTACTGCGAGGACTGGGACGCGCGCGAGGACATCGGGCGGATCGACACCAACCGCTGCAAGGTCTCGCTGCTGACCGGCGAATACGACTATTCGGCGACGCCGGCGATGACGCGCGAAGTGGCCGACGCGATCCCCGGCTGCCGCTTCACGGTGATGGAGGGCATCGGGCACTTCCCGATGGTCGAGAACTACGACCTGTTCCGCGGCTACCTGCTCGAAGAGCTGGCGCGGATGGCCTAG